The following is a genomic window from Oceanispirochaeta sp. M1.
CTGTTGCTCCACCTGATAATGTCAGTGAGGGACCAGACCATCCAACTCCAGCCATATACCTATTTGTCCAGGTATCTTGATCTAATCCATCTCCAATGTATGCTATAAGTACATTCCCAGTTTCATCTATTCCCAATTCTGCTCGGCCTCCACCTACAACAGAATTACTTATTTCAACTGGTGTACCCCAACCATAACTTTCTCTGTAGTAAATCGCTACAACTTTAGAACCACTTACAGTAGATGAACTTTCAGTAAATGTTATACAAATTTCGCCCTGACTATTTCCATCAGCATTAAGCCCAAAATTTACTATAGTTTTATTATATAATTGAATTGGATTTGACCACTGTCCACCTTCTGTTCTAACTGAATAGTAAATACCTTGTGCACCTACAACTGGATTAATATTGTTTAGATTCTGCCAGAAGATATAATACTTATCTCCTGCTTGAATTAGTTGTAAGTTACTATAAACACCATTATTAGAATCAACTTCAACAAGAGTTGACCATCCACTAGAAAAACTAAAGACTGATGATAAAACCTTATTTGAAGTATACAGACTTATAATAGGAGTTTCATTTTCATCCAGTATCAGTTGAAATGAATTAGTGTTTTCTCCTGAGGGACTCAATAATGTGGGAGAAGACCAACCTGTTCCTGGTTTATAGGCAACATAAAAAATTTCTGGTGATGAATTACTAGCTCTATGAGCATATACAACAAGAATATTACCATCAGAATCGATAACCGCATCAAAATCACTCTCATTATAAAGCAGAGACCCAATCTCAACTAATTGTCCGAATCCACTA
Proteins encoded in this region:
- a CDS encoding cadherin-like beta sandwich domain-containing protein, with product MYKLLLTTALVLLLVSCRDSQDELDNPSSENYLLSSLSVSEGVLEPAFSPDTHEYTVDLTTDTTSLSIYASSEEGLSVSIDGTISGSKVITLYPEENTVDVIVTSEDGENTSEYSININCARYLREPERYQLDTSMQQKFGLVCENSNGDKVSISSMVDTLYAMHYIDGSGFGQLVEIGSLLYNESDFDAVIDSDGNILVVYAHRASNSSPEIFYVAYKPGTGWSSPTLLSPSGENTNSFQLILDENETPIISLYTSNKVLSSVFSFSSGWSTLVEVDSNNGVYSNLQLIQAGDKYYIFWQNLNNINPVVGAQGIYYSVRTEGGQWSNPIQLYNKTIVNFGLNADGNSQGEICITFTESSSTVSGSKVVAIYYRESYGWGTPVEISNSVVGGGRAELGIDETGNVLIAYIGDGLDQDTWTNRYMAGVGWSGPSLTLSGGATDHVVTSIADYTFILVFNQYIPSIPSLLYYSIFNIYNGWEEFKTLGESHYYFTAFNHISKVANGDTAIVFAGKEYSSSMILLHHRWYK